The Lycium barbarum isolate Lr01 chromosome 4, ASM1917538v2, whole genome shotgun sequence nucleotide sequence CCGTatataacaacacctctctataacagtcaagTTTTTTGGAACCGATTATTTATGTTATATtatacttctctataacaacattttacctataacaacaacaattaactttataacagtatgctctttataaaattacccctcatataacaactattttctttttttggtaatataataattaccCATCTTTATAAAAACAGAATATCCATggttactaataataagtatagagattttgaccaaatatttgatccttTAATACACCATTTATGACAAAATATATcatttgaatatatatattttcatcattaaaagatTTTCTTCTTTATACAAAGTGTATTAAgtattaagcttagaatttgacaattaaaaatgaaaaattaaactgtacgcatcttttttgcctataacaacgaAATGTTATCTAAATGTCAATGTTGTTATATGAACAGCTATTCTCTATAACAATaaaaaatttcggacccaacgatgctgttatagagaggtttgactgtatatatttttatttttaagaagaAAATTGAACTGAGAAGATAAGAGAATAAGAGAAATTGAAGATGACTTgttatgatgatgttattgtttTAGAGTAAATTTTTTGAATGGTCACATAAATTAAGAGAATTATAGGTCAAAGTGACTTTACTTCATTTTGTGTCAATAATATCTAGAAGTTGTGTGTCATATCCTATAAAATTGCCATTGCCGGATCCTGAACTAAGATTTGCAAGAAATTTATATTAACATTTTAAATTCTAATTTATGCTTATTATTGTTATTACAACTTAGCAGTTTGAAACACAAACCATTCGGGTAATTTTCGGATGCACATGAAAGCATTAAATGCAATGTCAAAGTTGATGGACGAGTAGTGGTGGAATGCAAATGGGGGACACTGACGCATGACCAATAATCGTGACAAATATTGTTATTTAATATTAATTTTTCTATTTTTATACTCCATGGTAATTCCATTTTGGGGCACGCATAAATATGTAAAAGACAAAAATAAAGAGAGTATTCCCTTTGCATACTCAATTTGATTTGTTAAGGTCAACACCTGTATACTAGGTCATATGGATTCTGCACTGTTTTTCTAGAAGTTCTTTTTTGTGTAATGAGCTTGCAATGACTTGTAGGAAATGATCAacttgcacaaaaaaaaaaaaaaaaaaaagaattcttcTCTACTGAAATAAAATACAAAGCTCCTTGTGTACATCCTACTTGTCCGTGCTGGTGATTACTtgtttgaaggaaaaaaaaatataaacaataAAAATGGCATTTGATACACCTACCCCATATTTTTAATTTGAGCGTGTTTAATATAAACATTCACAATGCACTTATCATGACACCCGTTACTAAATAGTTCTGAAAGGGTTGGTTCATGCTCGGGGAAAGCATCTCCACTTAGTGATTTGTCTGTTCAAAAGACGGTGCGATGCACAGAGCTTCTCGCATTAGCAAGGTTATGTTCGGAGAAAGGTCACATCCCAAAAAGTGTAATGTAAACAGTAATTTAATGCAAATATTAGTGGCAAAAAAAATTATCACAAGCGAATCGCATGGGGAAAAATTTACATATCTGATTTTGGCTGGACTTGCCAGAGATTTTTAATAATAAAACTACTGTATTCATTTAACTTGAATCACATATTACAATCAACGCACATTGAGCTCAATGCTATATATTTGCAAATATCTTCCACACAAAATATATGAGTTTGATGTTCCTGACTTTTTTCCGCTTCTTCTAATATAAAGTTTTCTCCTTATCACTATTGTTATTCATTAAAACTCGAATTCAAATTATTAGAGGCAAGTAAAGGTCAAATTGCTCAACactatatacatgtcaaaatacgACATGAATTTCCTCTCATAAGCTTGTGATTATgtctatttatatatattattatatctatCCAGTTAATGttaatcagaaaaaaaaaatgccaaTATACGATGATAAATTGTCCATCTCATAAAGTACATGTATTTGTGGGACCTTATCAACCCTACAAGTTAATTGTATGACGCATTTATGTGCACTTCTCAAGTTAATCCGGCGCTCTAACAAGTTAATTAATATCCAAATTATACTATGTTTTTCTTATCAAGAATTGACGTCGTAGTTAACAAAGAATAAATGGAAGTGCATTTTTAATAAATATCGAACTAATTTGTTATGAAATGACGCATTTTTTTTTCCATATGGCCATCTCCAACCCACCTCTATTTTTATCTCCAAATTCCATTTTGGAGTCGAAAATGGAGGAATTTTGCTTCAACCCAGCAGCAAATTTGCCTCCATTTTGGAGGGTGAACAGTGTCACTCCAAATTTGGAGTAACACTATTCATCCACTCTATCACTATTccctattattttattttttattacttAACCCTTTTAATTCATCATATTATATATACCTAATTATGTTTATGTAATATctttataatattaattttacatcttaattttggcatataattttgataaattaattttcgtgcatatattatttttatgtaaaattgaaagttaattttattataagttataattgtataaaaaaaaaatatataacaatCACAAAAATGAAAGGtgcaaatataaaatataagATGTTGCTAAAATTGAAAAGTGAAAATTGAAAATACATTAAATAAAAATACATTCAAATTGGAAAtacattaaaattgaaaatacatAAAATTGAAACTACATTAAATAACATAATAATTTAGTAGGGAGGTAAGTTGCTTCTAGATACACCAAAATCATTAAAGAATTGAGTGAATGGGGCAGAGGATTGTTGTGGTTGTGGCTGTGGAAATTGTATTGAATTATCTTGTATCTCAttgatttcacttttatttgaattatccGTTAATATGTCTAATCCAtaatattttcttacaaattatattatttaaaaatttatgatataaaataattttattttaaatggttATATCAGAAAGAAATATGAATTATATGGGATGaatatgtaaaaaagaaaaaaaagataggATTTGTTTAatggaaataagaaaataaaatttaaataaaagataataatataatatagaagGGAGAGAAGAATATAAAAAGGAATATTCTTTTTTGGAGTAAAAAATGGAGTAATGGTTGGAGTTAGTTTACTCCATTTTGGAGTAAAGATTTGGAGTGAAGGATTGGAGACGGCCTAAGGCATATATATGTCATCAGTCGTTATCAAACTCCTCTATAAAACGATTTAATTACTCATTACAAAAGACATAATTACACGTTATAGGCAAGTTGGACTTGTCAAAAATCACTCTCTCGATGAATTCAAGAAAATTAGGACAATAAGAAAACATCAGACAGGGATACACTCTTAGGCAACTTGAATAAGTCATCAAAATTATCAGTCAACAAATTCAAGCATGTCATCTTCGTCACACATATTGGAAGACACTTTCCAATTTTGCTTCCATTGAAACGAAATCCTTCAAGTTTAGAGGAGTCGTATGAGGGGAAAATCTCACACGTACTTTTCATTATAAGTATTAGATATATATATAGTGATCTTATCCCGAACGTAACTAAATACTCCATATAATATCTAACGGTTCAAAGTATAATTGATATTGTGTAAGCACAAATAAATAATCACTCTATTTCAAATTATGtgacacacttttctttttagtctcaTAAAAGAAGAATGTTGTTTTTCTATGTTTAAATACAATTCAACTTTAATCTCATTATTGTACCCTAATGAGATATATTTAAacacaatttaactttaaaatctaATTATTTTACCCCtaatgagataatttatagcCAAACAAATGTCTAAAACTTATTtcagaccacaagtttcaaaaaaatTCTTTTCTTTCATAAATTCTATTATCAGTCAAACTCAGTCACATCAACTGGGGTGGAGAGAGTATGATAGGTTTTTTTCTATCGTGAAGCAATTTGATGTGGTTCATGAATTTTGAGTCACCATTGTTCAAATTTCAGGAACTCAATTTCCTTGCAAAGAGTAAATGTATATTTCCTCGAACGGGTTTATAGTGAAAAATAGAAATTAGTCGTATAATGATATCATAAGTAAATGAATATGCATGCAAGAAACAAATACTCCGTAATACTCATGCACATATAATGACGTAATCATCATTTCTTCATGTGGATCGTACTTATTGCAAAGCTGGAAGTTGATATATTCTTTTGAACATCATTATATATgaccaaaaacaaaaaataaaggcCCTCATCAATCACTATATATAATCTTTATAGATCGTGTATGTTGTTTTGGCAGCTTTTATGAAAACTTATCGCAATATTGTGGAAGGAAGCTAGCATTTATCATTTAGGAAAAAATGTGCTACTCTTTGCTTGCTATCAAAGGCCAGGGGCAAGGCACTGATATGTAACCACTCGAATAAGAAcgattttgttttatatattttcttttttcgGAAAAAGAAGAAAGATTGAGAGAGGAGATAGAATAAGTTGAGCCCACAATAGATTATCACCGATATATATTTAGTGAGACGAAAGTCATTTCTCAAGGGGTTGGGTTCAATTGAATCCCATTCATTAAGGAATACATTGGGTAAAATGTGTAAAAATATATTCTTTTGACATTGGTTAATATCTTTTGTGAGACATTTACATTTTCTTAAATTCCCTTGTTCAAATTTCTAGCTCTGTTATTGCACTCTCTTATCGGCTGAAGTCATTTTTctttataattattttgactttcaACTTCATattatttatttgatcagctcTATTTTTTTCTCCACTTATATCTCTTTCTTTGTTATAATTGGGAAGACAAGGAAGAAAAGGATACTAATTTAATTGTGGTGGAAATTATCAAGCAGTGATCGTATATGTTCTTTAGTTTTTAGTAATATCTTTTATGAAAATTTGTCGCAATATTTAGGAGGGGAGCCTTCAGCATTTATGAAAGATGTGATGTGCTACTTGCTTGCTATCAAAAGCCAAGGACAGGTATCATCGTATGTGGCGACTTGAATTAGAAATTAAAATGATTTCTTTTGTATCATTTTTTCTGCTTAAAAAAAATTGGCAGAAGAAAAAATTGACAGAAGACAATACTGTTAAAATTGAAAACACAAATTTATGATAGATTATCACTAATTATATCAATAATTTGAACGTTGATGTTTGCTTCATTAGCATATGAAGCATAATTATTTCCCTGCCAAGCCCTCCTGTGTTTTAATTCTTTGGTGAAAATGGGAAGACAAGTACGAGAATGGATACTAATTTTATTTGTGGTGGAAAAATGTTGAATAGATATTGGAGGGAAAGCTATAGAATCGTCTCTTGAGGACAATTATAGCATTTATAGTAAGGACAGCTAGCTGCAAAAAGATAGAAATTTCCTACGTGTTGTTCTAGGCCTGTGACTAAATATAAGTCAAGACAAGATAGGAAATGAGCCTTCCAATATATGTAGCATTAAAGTCATATGGCACTAATGTATAACACAATAAAAGTTCTCTCTCTCCTCTGAAATGCTCTCGGCGTAGGTTAAGCTAACATACGCCGAGTACGAGTGCCATGGCAGGGAAGAGAGGTCGAGGTCGAGGTCGACCAAGGAAGATCCAAATTCAAACCATCGGAAGCTCTGTAAGCTCACAAATACAAGGGGCGCAGCTGGAAGCCCAACGAGTACAAGAAGAAGAGGGTTTGAGCAACCCAAATCGTCACCCAACTAACAACAAACTCGAGCAAATTGGTCCAGCTAGTTCGGTGTTTTCACAACAACAGAGTGGGAATCGGAGCCTAAGTACACCTACAACAAGTAAATTGAAGGTGCATAACATTCCACTGAACTTGCAAACTCCAGATTTGGCCTTGCAAACCCCCGATCTGGCTTCCACATCATTGAATCTAGGTGTTGGAAACGGTGCTGCAGAGAGCCCAAAGGAGAAAACCCCGCTTGCTGCTGAACCAGTGAAGGCCCCAGCTAGTTGGGTTAAGCTGTTCGCTGGCAATCACGTTTCTTCGAATGGTATGACGTTAACCTATATTGCTCCAGAGATAGTAGACGGAAAGATATTAGTCAAATTAGACAAATCTGAGATAGAACAAGAGGAAGCAAAATGGAAGAGTGCTCTAATCGTCTACATATTAGGGGAAAATCCAGGCTACAATGCGATGAAAAGATATATTAACTAGACATGATCGTCGGTATCCTCCCCTGAACTATATTCTCATGATGATGGGTACTATGTGGTGAAATTCAAATCAGTGGAAGATATGCATGAAGTTTTCTATGCAGGGCCATATAGTATCAATAATAAGCCTATGATTTTGAAGAAATGGTGTCCCAACTTCGACTTTAATGCTGAATTCCTCACTGCAATACCCCTCTGGGTAAAACTGCCTAAATTGCCAGTAAGTTGTTGGAGTAGTGTCTCATTGAGCAAAATAGCCAGCACCTTAGGAATCCTGTTGTTTGCGGATGAGTGTACCACAAATCAGACGCGGATCTCTTATGCTAGAATGCTGATAAAGGTTGATGTTACTAGACCAGTGCCCGACTTCATACCTGTGATGGATCCAAGTGGGCAGGTGTTCCAGCAACAAGTGGGTTTTGAATGGAAACCAGAATACTGTGAGAAGTGCTTAAAACTGGGGCATAATTGTATCAACAAGAACACTGCACCTTCCCAACAACAAAGGGTTCATAAGCAACAGGACCACCAACCTAAGAAGAGGAAGCAACCAATACAACAATGGCAGGCTAGAGAAGAGCAACATCCAGTGATTCTAGGGCCGAACTCGACTGATCATGCCATTCCCCAAACTCAACAAGATGGGGAAGGCAAGAATGAAAATGATAGCCATAAGCGAAAGGACTTAGGACAATCAGGGGAGGCCAATACACCAGCTACTATGCGTACTCAAGGGGTTGTGTTAGCTGATAGTGATGAAACCGACAGAGCAATCCTGGAAAATCCCCTATCCTGTCCTAGTTTGGAATATGGGGGGTTGATGGAGAAACCAAATGACAATGCTGTGGTGGCAAACTTATTTCCTCCTGATGAAGGAGGGGGCTCTTCCATACAAGTTTGATGGCTTGGTTAGCTTGGAATATAAGGGGTACCAATAAGAGGTACAAACAGAAGGAGATAAGTACCTATATTAAAGAAAATTCTATCAAACTAGTAGGATTAGTGGAGACTAGAGTTAAAGAAAATAATGCAGCGGGTATGGCTAATAGAATAGCGCCTGGTTGGAAACTGGAACACAATTATACTGCAGCTAGTAATGGGAGAATCTGGATGTTATGGGATGACAGGGTATATGATGTTCAGGTCATTGCAAAGGAGGCTCAATATATGCACTGCGATGTACTTAGTAGGGATCAGCAACTTAATTGTGCCATGACAGTCATCTATGGCTACAACACCATAGAGCAAAGAAAGCAACTATGGCAGGCTCTGAGGCAGCTAGCACCTCAAATAACTAAGCCTTAGGTCATTTGGGGAGACTTTAACGCTATTCTTCAAGCTCAAGATAGGTTATATGGAGCTTCAGTGACAAGGGTGGAAATCAAAGATTTCTCCGAGTGTATGCAGCTACTTCAACTGAATGAACTGTCATGGATGGGGTAATATTACACTTGGTTTAATAAGCAACAAGGAGGAGATAGAGTTTATAGCAGCCTAGATAGAGCAATTGGGAATGATGATTGGATGCTTCATTTTGGGCACCTCATGGTGGATTATAGACTCCCTTTTATATCTGATCATTCCCCCATGATTCTAGACATCAAAATATCTGATCAGAGAATTAAAACAccattcaatttttttaatgtcTGGGCTAGTCATGAAGCATTTCTGCCCTTAGTAAAAAACACTTGGCTTGAGGGTAGGAAAGGCAAGGAAATGCAAGATATTTGGCATAATCTGAAAGCTCTAAGGCCGGGACTGAAGTTACTTAATAATAGTAATTTCAGAGGTGTTACAGAGAAGATTAATCAATATCGAGCTACACTGAAGGACATTCAGTCTAGAATGACAACTCAATGCTCCGATACTCTTGCCATGGCTGAAAAAAACACCCTACTACAGTTGGAAAAATGGTCCCTAATCGAAGAAAGCATCTATCAGCAAAAGTCACGAGCAACGTGGATCAAGCTAGGTGATTCAAACACTAAATACTTCACAACTGTAATGAAGGAGAGGAAACATAAAAAGCAAATAGTGGAACTAATGTCTTTGGCAGGAGTAAAGCTCATACAACCAATAGATATAAAGGCTGAGATTGTAAATTTCTACAAGACGCTGATGGGCACACCAGCGACAACCACTACTGCCGTCAACCACATGACTATGAGAAATGGTCCTACACTAACACACGGTCAGCTGTTGCAACTTATAGCAGAAGTAACAGAAGCCGAGATCTATGAAGGCTTGACCAACATAGGAGATGACAAGGCACCGGGAATTGATGGGTTCAACGCTctatttttcaagaaaacctgGCCAATAGTTAAAAAAGATGTATGTAATGCGGTCAAGGGATTTTTTGAACCTGGAAATATGCTGAAGACAATCAATTGCACAGTAGTTACCCTACTGCCTAAAGTCTAAAATCTAGCAAGCATCAAATAATATAGGCCCATTGCGTGCTGAACAGTATTATACAAATTGATTGCTAAAGTACTGGCTAGTCGAATACAAAAGGTGATAGCCACAATTATATCTGATACTCAGGCAGGTTTTATTCCTGGCTGGAAGGTGGCGGATAATGTGATATTGGCACATGAGTTAGTTCAAGCCTACAACAGGAAGAATATTTCTCCCAGATGCATGATAAAGGTTGACATTCAGAAAGCATATGACACGGTAGATTGGTGCTTTTTGGAGCAAATGCTGGGATGTTTGGGGTTCCCAGCCAGGTTCACAAGGTGGGTGATGGAGTGTGTTTCATCAGTGAATTACTCAATACTGGTTAATGGTGAACTTACAAAACCATTTGATGCAGCGAGAGGCCTCAGGAAAGGGGACCCCATGTCCCCTTTCCTGTTTGCCATTGTTATGGAGTATTTAAGTAGGAACCTGATGGACCTGAAGAAGAATAAGCAATATAAATATCACCCCAAATGCAAAAAATTAGATATCACTCATCTCAGCTTTGCGGATGATCTTTTAATGTTTGCTAAAGGGGACACTGCTTCAGTTACTTTATTACATGAGAAATTCAATATCTTTACCTCAGCATCAGGATTGCAAGCAAATATGACCAAGCGTTCATTGTACTGTGGGGGCTTGACAGACACTGAGAAGACTCAACTACAGCAGGTACTTGGCTACACTTTGGGCACTCTCCCTTTTAAATACCTGGGCATCCCACTGGATACTTAAAAACTCAATGCGCTACAGTGGCAGCCAATAGTTGATAAGATAGTAGCAAAAATCTCTTCTTGGATAGCAAAAAAAACTCTCTTATGCTGGAAGGGTCCAATTGGTTCAGACAGTGATTTTTGGCATTCAAGCTTACTGGGCCCAGCTATTCATCATCCCTGCCAGAATAATGAAAGCAATAGAGAGTTACTGTAGAAGCTACATCTGGACAAGGACAAATACTATTACAAAGAAAGCGTTGGTTTCTTGGGACAAGATGTGTACTCCAAAGGCTACAGGTGGGCTGAATCTAATAAAACTCAAGATGTGGAATAAGGCAGCAGTAACAAAAACTTGCTGGGACCTAGCCAACAAACAAGATAGATTATGGATTCGGTGGCTACATAGCTACTATATCAAAGATCAAAATGTGGAAACCATGAGAATTCCTCAACAATCATGCTGGATGGTTCGAAAGATACTAAATGCTAGAGATAATATGCAATACATCCAACAGGCTTCGATGGGGAAAAAGAGTATGATACGGCAGATCTATCTACAATTACTAGGGGAGTTCCCTAAAGTGGCATGGAAAGGACTAATGTATAGAAATGCAGCTAGGCCAAAAGCCATATTTACAATGTAGCTACAAGTGCAGGGGAGACTACTTACGGTGGATAGGCTTTTAAAATGGAAAATGCAGCTAGACCCAATGTGTGTTATGTGCCAACAGAGCCCAGAATCTAGAGATCACTTGTTTGCTGAATGTGCAATGACCAAAAGTATATGGAAGAGGCTCCTGCAGTGGCTGAACATAGCAGGCCCGTCGGACCAGTCATGGACTGGACTGCATGCGTGGCTACTAAGTAAGACCAAAGGCAAAACGCATGAAGCTAATATCTTGAAACTAGTGTACACTGAATTCATACATGCAATTTGGACAAAAAGGAATGCTAGGGTGTTTGAGAAGACGGAGAATCTGGGTAGCAAAGTGGCAAGAAATGTGGCATGTATATGCAATATTAGACCTCCAGTTTCGGCTAGAATATTACTAGATAGGTGCTCTTTTTGATGAGTTAGTTATGTAGAAGGCTTGCCTTTACAGTATACAGATAGCTAGCAGAGCAAAAACTAGCTTGGATTTGTAAATACTCTCTTTGGTGATTAATGAAAAGCTAATTACCAAAAAAGTCATATGGCTCTATGCTATAAAATTGGTGAAATAAATTTTATGGACAAAAAAGGTCAGCTAAGAACCATGTCGTAATACCTAGTTGCTACCCACATAATACAAACAGAGATACTTCCTtctattaaaaacaaaaaacccAAATTCCAAAGAATCTTTTTATTACTACTATTATTTATTATACATTCGTCTCAAATTATCTATCGTTTTTAGTTTTACATACcaattaaaaaatattaattagaagataggtgaattttaaagttaagttgtttctaattataACAAGGTGATATTTTTTTGggacaaattaaaaagaaaatgatgtcacataaattgggacagagagagtgtTGTtgtagttattattattattagtttctTTCACTATTTTTATTTAATTGGAATATGGGGTCAATGGCACTTATGCCCCCTACTTTGTGCTGGTCTCTAGTTTTTGCCtcataacaaataatttttttacggaacataagtttatattttcacatcataatatctcacaagttgtgTCCCGTGCTTTTAAAGAACTTATGCTCGGCTAGATATAAGTTCAATTGTTAAAGAACAAAAACTAATGACCAGCCCATTTAAAGGGTAAAAATtgaagaccagcccatttgaagggaaaattgTACAATTTCTTcatgtaaaattttcacaaacagctaccttttagctccttctaacaacctataactacatgttctgtatttacaattcgtagctagaTGACTCTATATTTAGCTAGTGGACGGGTATACTAAAATATAGTATAAATATAGCGGAAATACAGACGCTGGGCTAATTgaaagtgctatatttatggaaacaaaatctgtTCCAATTTAAATTATAATCAGTTTTATTGTtccctgattcacgcaaatatcctcccattccatatctgattCCATACAACATTCAAATAGCtagcaaattaaaaaaaattgaattaaaaaaaaattgaattcaaaaagtacattcatatttttaaccaaaaataaaaag carries:
- the LOC132637331 gene encoding uncharacterized protein LOC132637331, encoding MHEVFYAGPYSINNKPMILKKWCPNFDFNAEFLTAIPLWVKLPKLPVSCWSSVSLSKIASTLGILLFADECTTNQTRISYARMLIKVDVTRPVPDFIPVMDPSGQVFQQQVGFEWKPEYCEKCLKLGHNCINKNTAPSQQQRVHKQQDHQPKKRKQPIQQWQAREEQHPVILGPNSTDHAIPQTQQDGEGKNENDSHKRKDLGQSGEANTPATMRTQGVVLADSDETDRAILENPLSCPSLEYGGLMEKPNDNAVVANLFPPDEGGGSSIQV